The Coregonus clupeaformis isolate EN_2021a chromosome 35, ASM2061545v1, whole genome shotgun sequence genome includes the window TAAAGGGATTGTAATCAGACAAGTACTTGACAGAGCAAAATATTGTCAGATTAAAGTTGCAGTTGGGGGAGTGCGAATGTCAAGGGACAGTGAGCACAGTTCTCAGTTTGATAAAGAGGGACGGTTTGAAATAATTATTTTGTGGTGGACCTAGTCCTGGGGGTTCAAATACAGaagaaacattttacattttagtcatttagcagacgctcttatccagagcgacttagtgagtgcatacattttcatactggccccccgtgggaaacgaacccaccctggcgttgcaagcgccatgctctaccaactgagctacaggggactaaaccCTACTTAACCCATAAAACAGACAGTTTGTTTCTTATGCCTACACTTTCTAACAGGGCAGCAGCTCATTACAGTATCATTCACACAAACAGGGAAGGGGTTTGGGGTGgggtgtgtgggtttgtgttgtataaaaaaaaaacaggaaattaGTAAAGACAGGAAAGCCCCTCTTAGTACTCGTCTGCCTGGGTCGCCATCTTGTAGCCGTTCTCGTTGGAAACATAGCCCTCCCCCGACTGCACCGACTCCTGGTCCATCAACCCATCCTGGCTGTTCTCCTCTGGCTTGGGCGGCGCTTCGCCCTCCTCCCCGTTACCCACGTCGTCCTGCTCGGCCGAGGGGAGCAGGAGAGAGCCATGCCGGTCCTCCCTGCGCTCCCCGCCACCCCGCTCCCGGTCTCTCTTATGCTCCCGGTCTTTCTCCCTGTCCCCCCTGTGCCTCTCCCGGTCCCTATCGCGGTCCTTGTCCCTGTGGCTGCGCCTCCGGTCGcgttccctctccctgtcccgctCCCTCCCGCCAcgctcctctcccacctctcccccttcctcaccCACGCTAGGCTCTTCAggcattctctctcctccctccgccATCATACCTTCTCCTAGCCCCATGCCCTCATCCCCCTCGCCACCCTTGCCCCTCTCCCGGTCTCGCTTGCGCTCTCGGCTgcggctcctcctcttcctttcgCCCttgtctctgctcctctccctgctaCGACTATCTCCCCCTGGCCCTCCCCCCCCCCGctccctctctcggtctctcctccTGCCACCCCCTACGCTCTCCTCTCCGGGCCCTGCCAGGCCCAGACCCCTgtcgcccctctccctctccctggagCGAGAGCTGCGCCTGCGTCTTTCCCGGGACCGGGACCTCCGTCTCTCGCCACCGcgctctttctcccccccccgtTCGTGCTCACGGCTGCGCTCGCTGCGCTCTCTGCGCTCCCCTCTGGGCTCAGGTCCACGTTCGCGCTCTCGTTCCCTGAGGTGAAGAGAAGGGCAAAAATAACAGTCAACTGACAAACCTCTACAGAAAATATCAAGTCAGTCAAACCACAAAATGTCCAATCCCAAATCTACCACTAGCCCATATCCTCTAGACTTTCATAGATCTAAAATAATTGGATAGATGTAACTAAGGAATATGGTAGTAAATCCATCTTGCCGTCACATTATTTTCCCGTATATTGCTACATCTATCCAATTATTTTGGGTCTAATGGGTAGGGCCTATTTGGAATAGGGTGACAATCCTCCCTTGGTAGACCACCCCAAGGGCCGAGTGTAGTTACTCACCCTCCAATTGGGGGGTGGTCATCGTAACGTGAGGCGTCGTCTCTTCCAGAGTGCTTGATGTTGACGTCAGCCCCGCCTCTCCTCGTCCCACCAAGACCACCACCTGGTTGGGGACAGAAAACAGGGCTCATTGTGATGCATTCATTTCCTGTCTATGATTTATGTATTTAAAAACTGACAAATAAAATATTAAAAGGGATTCATAAATGGCAAATGCCAATTTGAAGAGAATCAGCTGTTCCAAAACATTCAATGAATTCATGCAGTCACAGAGATCATGTGCAGTTCCTCACCTAGCCTGCGGGGCTGCCATCCCTTCACAGTGCGGCCTCTTTCCACATCCACCAGCACTCTCCTCCCGTCGATTTTCTTGCCGTCTGCATGCTTGTAGGCggctggaggggaggggaggggggtgatgACAGAAAAGGTAGAGAAGGGTAAGTTGGAGCTCTGCTATTTCAAAAGGTAAGGATAACAAAGAGTGCATGAATATACTGACCAGGAGCAGGTGAGGTAGTGTGGAGCTGCTCTCTGGGCAGACAGACCATGTAGTAGTAGACCCTTTTCCACCACTAAACGCAGCTTTTACCTGCACATCTTTCGCTTTTTTGAAGCTGTACCACTGCTTAAGTATTTTGTTGTGAAGCACTTTACTTCAGTAAATCAATTTTGAAATGCTAATGAGGGATAGAATAATAAATTAATTCTAGCCGCAAATTACAAGTGAGCCGGTATAGTAGATAAAAATGTACCAAAGTCTGCCTTCCAAAGCATGAATTATTCAAATCTCTAACCTTAGATTTTATTATATAATAtattcaaacaaaaaacattgaagTTAGGCCTATATGATTGCTCTGTGTCATGTATGGTTTCTGTGGAGCACCAGAGACCGAAAAAAGTGAAACTCTGCTTTAAAATAATTTAAATCTTACTTAGGTCTAGtagtgacattttagtcatttagcagacgctcttatccagagcgacttacagttagtgtgtgcatacatttttcatactctaCTGTTGCATGGCTCATTTTACCTTGAAGCTAAAAGGTTAGTGTTTATACCcggggtactcaactcttaccctacgtggtccggagcctgctgcttttctgttctgcctgataattaattgcacacctggtgtcccaggtctaaatcagtccctgattagaggggaacgaTGGAGGGggatgcagtggaactggcttcgaggacCAGAGGTGAGTAGACCAATCAATGGTCTTGACTTCGCCCACAACTATAAGCTAAATTCATACATCTAGGGAAGCGAGCATAAACGCTCAATATCAATTATATATGTATACCCATAAATTATGACATTATGTAGCCTTGGTTAAGATTTTTACCTAAAACTATATGCATTTAAAATTGCTCCATAGTGATGAAAATACCCAACTTTTCATAACTATAAACTTTCATCATGGGATTTTGTGtaaaaattaatttaatttaaagcTACGGCAGTCAGATGAATGGACCATTCCCAATAATGGTTTATTACTGAATATTGCGTGTCCCTAGTGGTTAGCCTAGCGGTAAAAAGCgttaggccagtaaccgaaagtttgTTGGTTCAAATCAGAGCGGACTAGGTCAAaataaatctgtcgatgtgcccttgagcaaagcacttaaccctaattgctcctgtaagtagctctggataagagcgtctgctaaatgacatgaaATGAAAACGAGTGGTCCAAGCAGTTGACAGCACTTTGATGTGGAGTGCGTTTGAGAGCCCGTCACTTGAAATAAATCAGATGACAATAATTAATATCCAACCTGACAAATTGATGAGAAATGCATTTGTGCATGTTCACACATTGTCACATCTACAACCTCTTACCCAGAAGGAACAGTGAATAGGAGTCACCCCCATGGGTAAGATAGACACCCACTTCACTTACAAAAGCACGTCTAACCACTTATAGGTGGAAAAATAGATTTTCTaccagtagctaggtttccatccaattgccgTCAGATTTTAATACAAATATTGCAAAATGTGCATTTCCAAAATGACTTGTTGCGGCAAAAGacaatcagtgcgtgatgacgtagcgCACACATAACCATCTGTAGTTGAAAAAGCGTTACtttttttgtcacaaaaactgttgcatttaatagcaaatgtgcctacgcTCGCATATACAGtacgggtaggctagtctacatgagatAATGGAGAAGATAATattttgtcaaacggcagtcaagcgtcaatcatcatgtcaccagcataagaccctcgatatttattggaaagtagAATAAAGCTCATCatcgtgcactttcaccaccctgtgaagttcatccaTATATTtgatctgtagcctaataaactgcatggtttcccgagtcatagtggttggaccacacaccatatcgaTTCCAAGTTTAATTCGATAAGATGgtaattatatcaatatttgcacataagtCATTTCCACCGCCATCTcgcacataattaattttactgacacagaaagatcccaccatgtcgaactaaCAAATTCAgtcagcatttataaaattgtaccgaaacttcctgtttccatcacagctgtcgttatttttttaaatatggtTTGACTTTCCTCTAAAAACTGTGGATAGAAACGTGGTTAGTGACAAACCACAGGTGGCTCTGCACTGCAAATCCTTTCGCTTTGAACACACTGACTGTGTCATTGCGTttatttccaatggaacgctgcgtttgccttgcagcattgcgttgcagaggtagttgcagtgcgttctgtgttgtgcatacgttggatttatcgaacgtatgcgtcaaactgtatgcgatAACgagttgacagaaatggtagcagaaggtgaatgttgaacttttgttgcacacatatctagatgatgctgcatactattttgcgcaacGACAGTCTGTGTTCAAAGCGTAACACCTTAGGCACATCCTGCGATAGCCATCGTCACTGGCACAACCACACACCACTCCTGGTGTTCTTACCCCCCTCCCTGGTTCAGTGAGAAATAAAATACCAGTGACACATTGGTTTGAGTTATTTACTCTGATTGCCAGAATACACAGCCTTTTATGGTAATGCTGCTTATTACACCAACATCTTCTTACCCAATACATGTTGTGCTTCAGACTCTAGAGAGGCTAGTGTAAATTTGGTTGCCTTACATACAACCTCTGACCTGCTTGTAATACTTGTCTGGAGGGGGAGATATAAGCAAATGTGTCATGAGTTAAATGTGACCATGTTCACATACCTTAGTTGGGGCTTTACGGGCTGCTGTTTGTTTTTCGTCAACTATCTTACCACCACCTGGACACGAGCGCAGTGTCGAACTCAGAACCTCCCGGAGCATAGGGCTTCCAGTTGCCAGTCAACATGGCAGTCTCCTGCTTCTGCCAGATTTAACACCATAGTCTGCAGCTTCGGAGTCAAACTCAGAACACGCACAAATATATATACTCCCTTGGCCCAGACAGTCTTGGGAtcagtctcttatgaccgaagAATTCGGCGAGATCCATGATGACCCATCCTGGCCTCTACACTGGTCTGCTCTGCTGTGGAAGACGATCCAATGAGAAACGGCACAGAGGACTCTTTCCTCTTTATATCCAATCAGAGGGCCTTACCAGAACCACTCGCTTAACCATTCAAAAGGCCTTACCAGAACCCCTCGCTTTTATAGCCAATCAGAGGGCCTTACCAGAACCCCCTCTAGATCACAGCAAATTATCACTGTACTTTCATGACACCTCACAGGCTTATACTACCAGGGGGCCTTACCACAACCCCTCACTAACCTAACCAATCCGGGTTTGTCTTACCACAAACCATAACCTTCTCAACCAATCAGAGATGACTTCACTCAAAGGGGGGTTGCCTTACCTCAACCCCCAAAACGACTTGAATACAAGGCCTAAATACTATCTTACTATACAAGCACACGTATGGTGCATATCAAAAGGTTATTTTAAGAAACAGAAAGGTATGTATCTAGAGAAAATGAGACAAGTGTTTGGTGTAGGCTAGAATAAAATGTAGGCTAGTTCCAGTGGTGACATGTTTCCTCACTAGACTGGTTCTATTAGCTGTATACACCTGATCCTTAATATCAGCTGTGGTAAAGAGATCTGGGGGTGAGATGACTGCCATGTCTGAATGAACTATCGCTATGCTCTTGTTGGCATCTGCTCTTGCCTAGTTCTATAGTAGGGGCAAAGCTACATGTGCATAATTATGTGCCTTGCTGTAAAAGTGGTTAGAGTCCCGTCGTAAGCCTAATCCATTAAAGCCAGCTCGACGCACACAAGAAAGGACCTTAACTTACAACGCTAGGGGATTTTGTCTTGGGCATGTGGTCTTTTTGACGCAATGTTATGCAAAAGATTGTCCTTTTCTTAATGATTATGCAAGAGACAACTTGCTAAAATGCTGTTGTTTCAGACAAATACAATAATCAAAATAGTAAAAGCTCTTAGGCCTATATGTAAAAGTGCTAAAAGGGATACATCGGAGGTGGCTTTAACACAAAAGGAAAACTCATAGGGCACCCATTAACTGACTAATGGCCTGGGGGTGCGTTCAATGGTCAAAGCACCAGCTCTGTCTTACCAATGTCAATACTGTTCAGGCAACATTTAAGCAGCTTCAAAAAAAAATTTGCTTTGCCCATTGAACGTAGCTCCTCTTCCCTAAATAGGAGGATGAAGGGTGGAAAGAAAGCTTACCCATCATACAAACCCATCATACCAACCATATACTGAGCTGTGGTAGTAGGGTGTAGATGTATCATAACCATCATCATCTGCAAGCCAGCTCTGGCCAATAGCCATCACAGATAGGCGGCTGCAGTGGCAATGAGAACAACAAACAGTTAATACACTACAGAGCCAGCATAGACATCCCCTCACAAGTCAACCCTCACCTGAGTCACATCATACCAAGGGTGGGCGACCCTGGTCCTGGGGAACACTATTCCCTGCCTGTTCATTGCACGACCCTAAGTGTTCCAGCAATGAATCAGCGACCACGTTCCAGACAAGCTACATTGCAGTCGCGCTGTGCGGATACTTGCCTAATCACCGACTAGCAGTCAGGCATCAGATTCCTATTTGATATGATTTGGTTTGCTGATATGTAAAACAACTACCCAGGTGTTGCGAGATCTGGCAAGTGATTACAATGTAGTCAGCCTGGGAGGTGGCCAAGTAAGTAGCAATCTTAGTGAGCAACCGATTTACACCTGGAACACCCATCTCCCTGACAATTTGTTTAAATTCGATCAATGAGAAAAATACCAGCAGGCATGGTAGCTCGCCAGGACCAGGGTTGAAGACCACTGATATGAGCTGATAGAAATGGCCTAGTGTCACACAACAGCACAGAGATGAGGGTACCCAAGTTAACCAGACAAGGTAGGGGGCACTAGCCTGTTGGTGACCTGTAGCTTACCGTTGGTGGTCCAACCAGGAAACCTACCTGTTCCACAGATGACTTAGCACTCCTAACTATTACAGGCCTAACCTACAGCAAGCAAAGGCATTCAAGGTGACCAGAAGAACAAGGCTTAGTTGTTTATGCATACAAAACATAGGCCAAACCTTCCCACCCCTCCCACTGAATGGCACCGCCACATAGGAGAAGTGCCATGGCTGGACTAACTGCACTCGCTCAGACAAGTGCAGTACAGAAACCATTTCACTGCTGTACTTGAGTTAGTCAAGAGATCATCATGCGCCACAAACAAGACAGACGTCACACAAACCTCACTCAGCACCTTGTTTCCCCTAATTAATAACATAGCCATTCTAAACTCAAAAGTTATGAAAATAAAGAGGATGGATGGATTTTGGAGACCCTTGGGTTCAAAGTTGTATCTTTAACTTGTGTGGACTGTGGGTCCATATTTTTAAACCCCTTGCCAgtaggcttgggtggtataccggagtatttggaaaaagccacaggatggtttgtcaataccgtcaaaactatttatttgaagttaaTTAAtaaatttgaatatttgtagctacttaagtagatacctgcagtcaacttgtgcaataagTTAGGAGATAAAGAACATTGTGTTCTTCATTTCACCAGACACATTATTATGAAGCtgacggtagtccccagtcacgtggtgtttgtttacaagcacacaactacgagagaccggagccttgtgagtcactcactgttgtgcagcacgcGCCAAgtgatctaattacagtatggTAAGTCTAAATGTTAACTGTCTAAAATATGCTAACTGTTCTGCAGTTGTGcgtttggtttgctaatttagtagctagttagctatctagctaagtggttagcttcttccaaaatcaagcattcacttggtaacagcagagaatcccctcctggatcaaaaGCCTTGCTGGCTGATATTggttttgtgcgtgcagcaaactgtgtAGCATTTGAGTTACCTGTATAGTTTAGGTCAGAAACTGCACAAAACGTTCGCAATGCAgtcgttagcatttagttagcttTCTCTATGGcattttacatgtacttgttagcattgctaaccttcggattacagAGTATCAGTTGGGTTTGAAAACCgcgccccttgtgttcagtgccggtattaccgaatatccctgtgtggcacaaggtcggtatgaaggtatgacaatctagataccgcccaagcctacttGCCAGCTAGTTCTCCTTCTCTCACCATTGTGCCAATCCAAACCATACTCTGCTGGCTTGGATACTTTCCTTTCACCATGTCCTCGCAGCGTTATCAGGCCAGCGCAGTACAGCTCGGTGTGGCTCAGCAGTGTGAAAATTGTACTTTTATATTTGGCAGATATTAAGAGTGGGCCTAAGACTATGGATAAATGTGAAACCATCACCCAACGTGGCCCTTCAATGGGAAATCACACCAAGGACAGCATAAGCTGCTAGTGCAGTACAGAAAATAACCACATTTAAAAAACGGAGCCTAGTCAGTTGCTACTCAGTCAAGAGGGTTCCTCCTACACTGAGCAAGAGTATAAGGTGCTGATGTTAACTAATAGTCAGCAACACCAACTGCTACAACTTGTAAAGCTATAGtgaaattattttaaaaattgTAAGCTCCCAAAATTGATCTGGTGCATTTCTTTCGGTACCTTCTTGTTCATGTCTCGCTTACACGAGTCCTTCAACAAATACTATCCCACCTACGTACCCTCCCAGCATTCAGACTCCCATTTGAGATGAGGTGAGTTATGAGGGGGGGTTGGTCTCTCGTGGTACTCACAGTGCATGTCTCTCTCGTGCTCGTACTCTATGAAGGCGTATCCTCTGGGCTTCCCTGACCGCTTGTTGTAGACGATGTAAATCTGGAAGAGAGAGCGACTATAATAACGCTAGCTGAACAAGCTGGGGGAGAGAAAGCAGAGGACCAACTGCCACTGTAACAAATGGACAATAAGTAAACCAAAAGGTGGTTTGGAGACCAAGACAACTTACCCTTTTGATGGGTCCGTAGACCTCAAACTCACGGCGAAGCTTGGATTCTGTTGTGTCATAATTCTGCAGCAATGATAACACAGTTAA containing:
- the LOC121550290 gene encoding U1 small nuclear ribonucleoprotein 70 kDa; this translates as MTQFLPPNLLALFAPRDPIPFLTQLEKLPHEKHHNQPYCGIAPFIRHFEDPRDAPPPTRAETRDERLERKRREKIERRQTVVETELKLWDPHNDPNAQGDAFKTLFVARVNYDTTESKLRREFEVYGPIKRIYIVYNKRSGKPRGYAFIEYEHERDMHSAYKHADGKKIDGRRVLVDVERGRTVKGWQPRRLGGGLGGTRRGGADVNIKHSGRDDASRYDDHPPIGGERERERGPEPRGERRERSERSREHERGGEKERGGERRRSRSRERRRRSSRSRERERGDRGLGLAGPGEESVGGGRRRDRERERGGGGPGGDSRSRERSRDKGERKRRSRSRERKRDRERGKGGEGDEGMGLGEGMMAEGGERMPEEPSVGEEGGEVGEERGGRERDRERERDRRRSHRDKDRDRDRERHRGDREKDREHKRDRERGGGERREDRHGSLLLPSAEQDDVGNGEEGEAPPKPEENSQDGLMDQESVQSGEGYVSNENGYKMATQADEY